The DNA sequence CAATACATTTTGTTATTACCAAGGGGGACCCCAGATAGTTCCTTTTCAACCCCTCTATTCCTATAATTCCCGATCCGGAAAAGAGGTCTAAGAATACCAGTCTTTTTATCCAGCTCTGCTTTCTCAAAATTGTGAGATAGCTTGGTGCATAGTATGCAAGAAGCATTTCTTTCAATATGGTCCATGCCCCTGGTCTGGAAGTCAGTACTGGCGCATAACCAAGGTCATTCACTTTTTTGAAGACATCGTTCTCAGTTAAAAACCCTAAACGTTTCCTAAACCAGTCATACGGATATTTTTTTCTGCCCATTTTTTAACACCACTTGTGAACATTACCGATGATGCTTCTGTTCCTACCATAAACTTTCTTTAAATTCATTTTCCTGCAGTAAAGGGACTGAATGATATTTGTTTGCAATAACTTTCATCCTGCTCTACCGACTTCCTTTACCTTTCCTTCCTTGAAATATTCCTAAATCAACGCCATAACATGAGGAAATGACCAGACTTACTTTGCTTGTATCTAAACATCAAATTCCATCACTATTTCTATATCTTACTTTATTATTATCAGTAAGTTGTACACTTAAATGATTAATAAATATTTCCGCAGTAAAAACAGATATCCTGCGACTGCACCATTTGAAAGTGGAGTCACCCATTTGTTTCATACTTCCGAAAAAGATATAGGAAAAGTTAGGTATCAAGGAAGAAGATATACTGTGGTTTTATGGGAAGACGGGAATGTGGTTACCGGTGGCAAATTTAATCTTAAAAAGAGAAACAGTACAAAATGTTACGCCTCCACTTAAGAATGACAAACGTATTAATCGTAGAGCACATAGTCATTAGTAAGGAGTGTGAGGACGTTTCACTTCGCATAGGCATGGGAGAGTTAAAAGTTACGTTAAGTCCCATTCGGATATTCTGCTTACTATTCTGGTTCCGGTAGTGATTCTAAGCCTGATCCTATCTTTTGTAAATCCCCTCATAATTTATCAGAGACTATCATTAAATACTGTATTCCTAACGGTTTTTGGAATTCTGCTCGGACTCTTGATGACAGCTTATGCCATAATACTAAGCACTATTTCATCGATGCCGAAGGCATTGCTCGAGACAGATGCTTACGAGAGAATTAACTCGGTTTTCTTCTACTCTATCCTTATCAATATTTGTTTTGTATTGATATCTATATTGGCCCTGTTTCTCTCTGGGCGTCTTGAAATAATGTACTGGATAGTTATAACGCAGATAATAGTATCAACATTACTTATTTCAATTACGTTTTTGATCGTGATCTATTTACGAGGGTTGTTTAAGGACCTTAAGGTCTATAACATGAGTAAGAAATAGAGCAGAGTCTATTCTTCTTGACCGCTGTTCCTTAGGATAGCATCTCGATTCGTATTGTATATTTTCCTCGCTTTTTGGTAAAAATCCCAAGATGTAACGAATCTCGCTTTATCGTCCAGTACTACATGGGCCTTGAAGAACATCAGCGAAGGTTTGATGAGATCATATATTGCGTCATTAGTTTCGACCTTTAGTGCTTCAAGTACCTCCTTATCGCCAGAAAGCTCTTCTATATTACTGATAGCTTCACTTTTCTCGAGATTTTTCCGCGGTTTGTGCCTGACAGTAATCTCGAGATCATAATCCGATTTCGCATACAACTTTTGCACCTGAACTGGGTTTAGATGTAGTAATTTTTCCATATGATGCAAATTTGGTTTCGCAATCTTTGCAGTAACGGCCAATAAGGAATCTGAGTCTTTTATTCTCTCTAGGACATTGTCTATCGCAATGGCTTTGATTTCAACTTGGTCCTCATCGAGGTCCAGGGTTTTTCTTAGATAAAAGTCTAAAGGAGTTACAAAGTTACGAACTGCAGATTGGTTGTATTCCCCTAAAATTCTTCTATCCTTCACGCTGAGAATGAAATGGGAAATCTCTTCAATAAAATCCCCTGCTTCAAGGGGGATGTCTTTCTCCTCTGCATCATCTTTTTCGCTTTTTTGGCTAAGAATTTTTGGGGCATCTTCCCTTAGTTTTAAAAATCTGCCCTCGACAAAGCCATTTTCTTCCTTCTCGCATAGCAAAAGAAGACTGTTATTCCCGTATTGGTGTATGTTTTCGCGAACGACTTCCTTCTTTCTCGAATATTTATTCATCAGATAATTCGGCTTCAAATATTCTTCAGGGAGTTTAATGGAATACGGGTACATTTTTACTCTCTTGGTGTCTCCCAAAGAGCCTCACTCCCACTCCACTGTTACCTTGACCTTCTTAGGTTCCTTGGATCCGAATACCGATTTCTGCACGTACAATGTCCCTATGGAAGGCTCACCGGAAGCCTTCTCCTGGAACCTGTATGTATTCTTCGTAGCACGCTCGAACTCAAATTCTATTTCCTTTTTGCCCATGTTTTCACCCCTTCAAGATCTCCTCTTCGTCGCTCCATTCCAGCCGGAACTTTATGATCCCTGGCGCGCTGGATGCCATTATGCTCGGGACCTGGATGCTGATCGAGCCCTCCGGAGTCCTGTAAACGTAACTGTACTCTTCCGTGATGCCAAATGCCGTGGTTCTCCTGGCTTCACCCTCGATGACGGTCATTCATGATCACATAAAGTTACGCACATCTCCCTCATTATTCTATCTGATTCAAATCCACTTCCACACCTCACTGCTGTATGACCTTATGGCGAGGAGGCTAAAACCAGAGTCCGGGAATTTATCTGCGGCCCGGTAGAGCATGGACACCTGATCGTCTATCATGGAGTATGGCAGGAACGTGAATGACCTGTATCTCCCGTTCACGGGCCTGGCGATGATCGCGGCTTTCGGTATCCTCCTCTCCACAGAGAGTCCCTGCACCTCCCGCAGGAATGGCGAATCCAGGTACGCGACGTCTTGTCCTTTACCGTTATATATTATGGCCCTGAAACCCTTATCCTCCATGTGGGTGAAGTTGTATTCTATCAGGCAGTCGTTTTGCATTGGGACGCTAAAATCCTTCATGATATCCGCCCCTCGTACGACACAATGCCCAGGTGGATGCGGGAATCCACTTCGTCTATCATGTTAATGCCTCCCCTGCCCGGCCCAAGGTCAGCGATCCTGATCCGGTTGTTCATTTCCAGTATGCGCCTCTCCACCTCCGTCACCGTTGGCAGGCCGGAGGATAACATCCTGTAGTCGGCGTAGATCTTCCTCTCCTTCAGGTACAGGCTCCCGAGCACCGATGGCTGTGCCCGGGGTCGATCTCGTTCATGATGTCGGAAACCTGCCCCATCTCCGTGGCCCTGATGCTGACAATGATGCAATCGCCCATGGCTGCAGGCTTGAACTGTACCAGGGTGCCCTTCAGCTTCTCGGCGGAATCACCGCACACAAAGAGGTTGACGAATGACTCCTCTCCCTGCCTGTGAAGATCAAGTGGTATGGTATCCAGTTCTCTTTCCACTAGTGGGAGGATGGGATGCTGCTGCTCCATGGAGATTGCCAGGTGGGTGTCCAGCCTCTTCTCTATGTCACGGTAAAGCATTTTCGCTGGTACCCCTAGACATTGTCATTCAACCTCCTATCGCTGCTGCCAGTCATCAATGATGGGTAAGAACCTTGATTCAACATGTACGGATTGTTTTTACCCAAGGTTTCCTAATAAAAGTTGTTACATATGCATGCCAATATGTGGCAGTGTATGCGTCAGGGCGATAATTGGGAGGTATAAATATGCTCTTTTTCTCATTTTTAATTTCTTCGAGAATATATACGTAATGGGCCATCTTGATTGGAATTATGAACTACAGAGGCGAATCCCTTTACCTGCCCGATGACCTTGCAGTCCAGAAGGCCCGGAAGATGGGATACAACAAAGGCTGGAACGACAGGAAGTTCCAGGACTTAAACATAATAGAGGAAGCGCTAAGGAAGAGCAGTAACTACACCGAATTCTCGCAGTTGCTCAGGGAGAAGATCGCTGAACTGGAGAGGAATGTGGAATAATGACCAAACGCAACCCGTTCACCTGGGAATACGTGTCAGGCAGAAAGGATCGGTTCGACGTTGACTATGCGGTGTTCAGGAAGTGCGTTGATTAAACAAGTACCAGGGAAGATCCTGTCAACATGCCCGAGGAGAAACTGAAATACATTATCTGTTTTTGAATGCTTCATTCTGACGTAGGAGTTCAGTCTACTTAAGCAATCTCGGATCAAAACAGGATGATCCCATGAGACTGGAACTATGGGTGTTTTTCAAAATAAATTCGGTAGGTGTACTGTTTATCTCAATTCTGGACAGATCGCAAAAAGAATTATGATACAGTTCCTGCTGTTTCACCTCCTTTCCTTCTTGTCATATTCTCTTCTCTCCTTAATATCCTTGCCTTCTCGATCTTTGCTTCCCTTATGGCCAGTAGAACATCAGGCTCTCCCCTGTAATACTGTATCGGCGTGAGATACTGCAGGGAGGAATGTCTTCTTTCGTTATTGTAGTGCTGGATGATCCTGGATATCTCAGATTTAGCCTGCTCGTAATCCATCAGGATCACCGGTACCAGGGATTCCCGCATGGTCTTGTTGGCTCTTTCCACAATGCCATTCTGTTCAGGTGTATGTGGCCTTATTAATTTTTGAGTGAGGTGGTTCTCCCTCAGGACAAGCTTGAACTCCATGGCGATGAATGATGAACCGTTATCCGACTGAATAACCGGTTCCGCAAGTGATGATTTTCTCAGTATGTCTATTGCAGCCTGCGCTTCCAGAGACACGGAATCGGCATCCATTGATGTCAGCAGTGAATGGTGCACTATGTACCTGGAATACTCGTCTATGAAGATCAGGAGATAGAAGAATCGTCCATTTATTTTGACGTACATAATGTCTGTCTGCCATCTTTCGTCAGGCCTATTTGCATGTTCCGGGCGGGTGGATTCCCACGACGGCCTTTTCCATTCAACAATGAGGTTGTTCCTCTTCAGAATGCTGTATACGGTGCTTGGAGACAGGTACGCAATGTCCTCGTCCATCATTGCGTATGCAAGCTCCCTGAATGACATTTCCGGGTGTTTATGCTTGTATCCTATCACGATCCACCCCTCATCATCCCTGACAGCCAGCGGATTGAACCTTCCGTCCAGGAGCGGCGAGAATTCTATCTGTGCATAGTACCATGACCTTGGTATGCCAAGGATTGAAAGCACCCTTACCAGAGGATATCCTGCCCTTTCAACCGCGTTCATGACTGTCCGGTGGATGTCATAGAACAGGGATCTCATGTTCGTCCCCTCCTCTGAAAGATGCTTCCATACTTTTTTTTGATCTCCAGGTTCTCCTGCGTAATCTCAGCAATGACATCCTTGAGCCTCATGATCTCCTGATCCTTTTCGGACCTTATGCGATCTTCATCGACTTTCCTGCCCCTGTTCTCAAATATCTCAGGGGCGCTGTTAATGAGCTGATCCTTCCAGTAGTAGAACCTTGCAGGCTTGACATCGTACTTCCTGCAGAGATCCGCCACTGAGATGGTTCCGCTCATTCCTTCAAGGACTATCCTCAACTTTTCTTCAGCTTTGTATGCTCTCTTCTCTCCCATTTATATAGCATGGAACACGAATGGATCATAATTAATTTTGTAATTTGTCCGGAGATGCGATAAACATTTCAGTAGGGTGGTTCAATGCCTCCTTCTCATGTAACCAATTACTCCTGCAACCGCAGCAATTGCAGCAACAACACCGATAATTGCGTATATCTCTGTGCTCGATATGGACGATGGTTTTGACACTGTTTTAAGGTCTATTGTGAGGTTCTGGACGTTGCCTGCATTAAGGGTGAAGTTGTTGTAATACGTAGTGTACCCATTTTCAGAAGCAACCACATGATATGATCCGTCTGTGATTGATACATTGAAGTGCCCTGATGAGGATACGGAGACAGGGTTCCCATTAATTGTGAGTGTTGCGTTGCCTGGCGATATTGAACCGGCTATGTATGCCCAGTGGTAGTACTGAACTGTTTCCGTCACGTTTTTTCCGTTAATGGTTACGGTGAAATGTGAAGTTGTGGTGTAATAGCTGCTGAGATTTGTTACGGTGAATGTATACGTTCCATTGGTGAGCATGAAAGTGATGTTTGTGGGTGAAACCTCATGGCCGGACATACCCGATCCGTTGACGTACCATGCTGTGCCTGATGGAATGCCGGATTCCGTGAAAGTAACCGTGTATGAGACTTCTACGAATGTTATTTGTTTAGATACATATGCACCGTTAACCGTGAACGATCCTGATGACACAGAAGGTTCATAGGTCTTGTTTGCAGTCTGTATGGTGTATGGATATGTTCCATTTATTAAGTCGAAAGAGTATGAACTTCCTGTTATTGGTCCTGAGGAAGGCTGACCGGTAATATTGACGTACCATGTTGTTCCTGAAGATAATCCTGATTCGAAG is a window from the Thermoplasmatales archaeon genome containing:
- a CDS encoding putative transposase OrfB; protein product: MRSLFYDIHRTVMNAVERAGYPLVRVLSILGIPRSWYYAQIEFSPLLDGRFNPLAVRDDEGWIVIGYKHKHPEMSFRELAYAMMDEDIAYLSPSTVYSILKRNNLIVEWKRPSWESTRPEHANRPDERWQTDIMYVKINGRFFYLLIFIDEYSRYIVHHSLLTSMDADSVSLEAQAAIDILRKSSLAEPVIQSDNGSSFIAMEFKLVLRENHLTQKLIRPHTPEQNGIVERANKTMRESLVPVILMDYEQAKSEISRIIQHYNNERRHSSLQYLTPIQYYRGEPDVLLAIREAKIEKARILRREENMTRRKGGETAGTVS
- a CDS encoding Transposase: MGEKRAYKAEEKLRIVLEGMSGTISVADLCRKYDVKPARFYYWKDQLINSAPEIFENRGRKVDEDRIRSEKDQEIMRLKDVIAEITQENLEIKKKYGSIFQRRGRT